From the genome of Deltaproteobacteria bacterium, one region includes:
- a CDS encoding NAD-dependent epimerase/dehydratase family protein, with translation MSKPRSAKPPRASAPKRAPRKKAVPRENAAPAGGEGPKRGGRRGAQDLPRIVVTGLAGRLGRLLAKQLHRLGSYEVVGIDRRPIDDLPKDIQHLRVDLRSRATRDVFRAGNVAALIHLGIMHDPRRGTAEHHSWNVLGTSRLLSCCQDYGVRKVVVLSSADVYGPQAENQQFLTEDAPLMGAMDFPGIRDLIEVDMQATSFFWRCQGGATETVVLRPVHILGSVHNAASNYLRLARVPVLMGFDPMVQVIHEQDVVDAILLSLRPGMHGLFNVTGPGEVPLSVILKELGKPTLPIPSPLFGAAMRALWRLRLTSFPVPELAHIRFTAMVDGGRARNVLGFRPRHSLRETVRAVGAPMAEPAV, from the coding sequence ATGAGCAAGCCGCGCAGCGCCAAGCCGCCCCGAGCGAGCGCCCCGAAGAGGGCTCCTCGCAAGAAAGCCGTCCCTCGCGAGAACGCCGCGCCGGCGGGAGGCGAGGGTCCGAAGCGCGGCGGGCGCCGGGGAGCGCAGGACCTCCCCCGCATCGTCGTGACCGGGCTGGCCGGGCGCCTCGGGCGGCTCCTCGCCAAGCAACTGCACCGGCTCGGCAGCTACGAGGTGGTGGGGATCGACCGGCGTCCGATCGACGACCTGCCGAAGGACATCCAGCACCTCCGCGTCGATCTGCGGTCGCGCGCCACGCGAGACGTCTTCCGCGCCGGCAATGTCGCGGCGCTCATTCACCTCGGGATCATGCACGACCCGCGTCGAGGAACGGCCGAGCACCACAGCTGGAACGTCCTCGGCACCTCGCGGCTCCTCTCCTGCTGCCAGGACTACGGAGTGCGCAAGGTGGTGGTGCTCTCGAGCGCCGACGTGTACGGGCCGCAGGCCGAGAACCAGCAGTTTCTGACCGAGGACGCGCCGCTGATGGGGGCCATGGATTTCCCGGGGATCCGGGATCTGATCGAAGTGGACATGCAGGCCACCTCGTTCTTCTGGCGCTGTCAGGGAGGCGCGACCGAGACGGTGGTGTTGCGGCCGGTCCATATCCTGGGGTCCGTGCACAACGCCGCGTCGAACTACCTGCGCCTCGCGCGGGTCCCCGTCCTCATGGGCTTCGATCCCATGGTCCAGGTGATCCACGAACAGGACGTGGTGGACGCGATCCTCCTCTCGCTGCGGCCGGGGATGCACGGGCTGTTCAACGTGACGGGCCCCGGCGAGGTGCCGCTCTCCGTGATCCTCAAGGAGCTGGGCAAACCCACGCTGCCGATCCCCTCGCCTCTCTTCGGCGCGGCCATGCGCGCCCTGTGGCGCCTGCGCCTGACCTCCTTTCCCGTTCCCGAGCTGGCGCACATCCGCTTCACCGCGATGGTGGACGGTGGTCGCGCACGCAACGTGCTCGGCTTTCGTCCGCGGCACAGCCTGCGCGAGACGGTTCGGGCGGTCGGTGCCCCGATGGCCGAGCCCGCCGTGTGA